A part of Vigna radiata var. radiata cultivar VC1973A chromosome 11, Vradiata_ver6, whole genome shotgun sequence genomic DNA contains:
- the LOC106776390 gene encoding myb family transcription factor EFM isoform X3 translates to MIPVPQEEPSLDFRPSFVNNIVTDFLSHLSSIPNACNRMSLLQEFLTRLELELVKIQAFKRELPLCMFLLNDAISALKEELAKCRALKSEPVLEEFIPLKREYEEKEDSEKEEECRDKNDWVSSFQLWNTEDEACNRSKACRLEQKQKKSKGEERKSVEKDYFRHHSNRNVERGFVMPLSTYLATEEECVMDGLSLKTPATAVKNTREGRGSRISSCRVVSSATSPMLLPQSGRKQRRCWSPELHHRFVKALEELGGSQAATPKQIRELMRVDGLTNDEVKSHLQKYRLHTRRVPAATAANSSISGADLGGLWMHKESMKGTSSCSPQGPLQFATQSGETTSTTEDKIRGVSHLLKNNT, encoded by the exons atgaTTCCCGTTCCTCAAGAAGAACCAAGCTTAGATTTCAGACCCTCTTTTGTTAACAATATCGTCACTGATTTTCTCTCCCATCTTTCCTCCATCCCAAATGCCTGCAACAGGATGTCCTTGCTccaggaatttctcaccagatTGGAACTTGAATTGGTGAAGATCCAAGCGTTCAAACGCGAACTTCCTCTCTGCATGTTCCTCTTAAACGATG CTATTTCAGCTTTGAAGGAGGAGCTAGCGAAATGCAGAGCTTTAAAGTCTGAGCCTGTTTTGGAGGAGTTCATTCCTCTGAAGAGAGAGTATGAGGAGAAGGAGGATAGTGAGAAGGAAGAGGAATGCAGGGACAAGAATGATTGGGTGAGTTCTTTCCAGCTTTGGAACACAGAAGATGAAGCTTGTAATAGGAGCAAGGCATGTAGATTGGAACAGAAACAAAAGAAG AGtaaaggagaagaaagaaaatctgTGGAAAAGGACTATTTCCGACATCATAGTAATAGAAATGTAGAGAGGGGATTTGTTATGCCTTTGTCCACTTACCTTGCAACAGAGGAAGAATGTGTTATGGATGGACTTTCTCTTAAGACACCTGCAACTGCAGTCAAAAACACAAGGGAGGGACGTGGTTCCAGAATCAGCTCTTGCAGGGTGGTTTCCTCCGCCACTTCGCCCATGCTGCTGCCGCAAAGTGGCCGGAAACAAAGGAGGTGCTGGTCGCCGGAGTTGCATCACCGCTTTGTTAAGGCATTAGAGGAGCTTGGAGGCTCTCAAG CAGCTACACCAAAGCAAATTAGGGAACTCATGAGGGTTGATGGCCTGACCAACGACGAAGTAAAGAGTCATTTACAA AAATACAGACTTCATACAAGGAGAGTTCCAGCTGCTACAGCTGCAAATTCTAGTATCTCTGGTGCAGATCTTGGAGGTTTGTGGATGCACAAAGAATCAATGAAGGGTACAAGTTCTTGTTCTCCTCAAGGGCCTCTCCAATTCGCTACACAATCTGGGGAAACGACATCCACAACAGAAG ATAAAATTAGAGGAGTTTCACATCTACTCAAGAACAACACATGA
- the LOC106776324 gene encoding armadillo repeat-containing protein 6, producing MATRTISQEAFEELVKENVDDLGMDPTEALQDAIQTLTLQGVDLSGIVTSVPGDTNPVIDCLDRLKHLRSEPDDHELAVAFNTLHELCSNPNPNANSNSAIATRNGAVELTCSLCSKIPRATGSRELLLSALNALSSLLHDVQSTGTFQRCDGPTIVIGFLADNKQDVEVLSSGFRVVASAATGDEIVKESFMELKVDELVLEILSLHKNKGIQSLYDAVRALLTPDDNRVVASQVYGYARKFAKIGIAEALVDSLSAGLCSPDLVPACTTLKVIAVNDEICKSIAEKGGVDAVLRCINDSGEQGNKAVAKVCCSLLSKLAGSDMNKSEIVGKGGMEKLLTLSCMFSDDPSVLQEVMSIISVLCLRSPENAARAVEAGAGDLAVQAMKKFPAAHQMQRNSCLMIRNLVARNPENRTTLLLNGIEKYIRKAKQTHSNCKDAATDALRDLGLDNYNL from the exons ATGGCGACGCGTACGATCTCGCAGGAAGCTTTCGAAGAACTTGTGAAAGAGAACGTCGACGACCTCGGCATGGACCCCACGGAGGCCCTCCAAGACGCCATCCAAACCCTCACTCTTCAAGGCGTCGATCTCTCAg GCATCGTCACCTCCGTCCCCGGTGACACCAACCCCGTCATCGACTGCTTGGACCGCTTGAAGCACCTCCGATCCGAACCCGACGATCACGAACTCGCCGTAGCGTTCAACACGCTCCATGAATTGTGTTCGAATCCAAATCCAAATGCAAATTCTAATTCCGCAATTGCGACCAGAAACGGCGCCGTCGAGTTAACTTGTTCGCTCTGTTCCAAAATCCCCCGCGCCACTGGATCTCGCGAGCTCCTTCTCTCTGCTTTAAACGCATTGTCGTCGTTGCTTCACG ATGTTCAGAGTACGGGCACGTTTCAGCGGTGTGACGGACCGACGATTGTGATTGGTTTTCTGGCTGATAATAAGCAGGATGTGGAGGTCTTGAGCAGTGGATTTCGCGTCGTGGCTTCTGCGGCGACCGGCGATGAGATCGTGAAGGAGTCCTTTATGGAGTTGAAGGTTGATGAGCTGGTTTTGGAGATCTTGTCGTTGCATAAGAACAAGGGGATCCAGAGTTTGTATGACGCAGTTCGCGCGCTTTTGACTCCGGATGACAATCGAGTCGTGGCTTCGCAG GTGTATGGTTATGCACGAAAGTTTGCCAAGATAGGAATTGCAGAAGCTCTTGTGGATTCTCTGAGTGCAGGGCTTTGCTCACCTGACCTAGTTCCAGCATGCACCACTTTGAAAGTCATTGCTGTAAAT GATGAAATATGTAAATCCATTGCTGAGAAAGGTGGTGTGGATGCAGTACTCAGATGTATCAATGACAGTGGTGAACAAGGTAACAAAGCTGTGGCCAAAGTTTGTTGCTCATTACTTTCAAAG TTAGCAGGAAGTGACATGAACAAGAGTGAAATTGTTGGGAAAGGAGGTATGGAGAAGTTGCTCACACTTTCATGCATGTTTTCCGATGACCCATCTGTTTTGCAAGAG GTTATGTCTATTATTTCTGTGCTTTGTTTAAGATCACCTGAAAACGCAGCCCGTGCCGTTGAAGCTGGTGCTGGTGACCTAGCTGTTCAGGCCATGAAGAAATTTCCTGCAGCACACCAAATGCAGAGAAACTCCTGTCTTATGATAAGAAATCTAGTTGCGAGAAATCCAGAAAACAG AACAACCTTGCTTTTGAATGGAATTGAGAAATACATAAGGAAAGCCAAGCAAACACATAGCAACTGTAAGGATGCTGCCACCGATGCGTTGAGGGATTTGGGCCTTGATAATTACAACTTGTAG
- the LOC106776390 gene encoding myb family transcription factor EFM isoform X2, with product MIPVPQEEPSLDFRPSFVNNIVTDFLSHLSSIPNACNRMSLLQEFLTRLELELVKIQAFKRELPLCMFLLNDAISALKEELAKCRALKSEPVLEEFIPLKREYEEKEDSEKEEECRDKNDWVSSFQLWNTEDEACNRSKACRLEQKQKKSKGEERKSVEKDYFRHHSNRNVERGFVMPLSTYLATEEECVMDGLSLKTPATAVKNTREGRGSRISSCRVVSSATSPMLLPQSGRKQRRCWSPELHHRFVKALEELGGSQATPKQIRELMRVDGLTNDEVKSHLQKYRLHTRRVPAATAANSSISGADLGGLWMHKESMKGTSSCSPQGPLQFATQSGETTSTTEGDNMIDDDIKLEEFHIYSRTTHDYIKEDGSSERGF from the exons atgaTTCCCGTTCCTCAAGAAGAACCAAGCTTAGATTTCAGACCCTCTTTTGTTAACAATATCGTCACTGATTTTCTCTCCCATCTTTCCTCCATCCCAAATGCCTGCAACAGGATGTCCTTGCTccaggaatttctcaccagatTGGAACTTGAATTGGTGAAGATCCAAGCGTTCAAACGCGAACTTCCTCTCTGCATGTTCCTCTTAAACGATG CTATTTCAGCTTTGAAGGAGGAGCTAGCGAAATGCAGAGCTTTAAAGTCTGAGCCTGTTTTGGAGGAGTTCATTCCTCTGAAGAGAGAGTATGAGGAGAAGGAGGATAGTGAGAAGGAAGAGGAATGCAGGGACAAGAATGATTGGGTGAGTTCTTTCCAGCTTTGGAACACAGAAGATGAAGCTTGTAATAGGAGCAAGGCATGTAGATTGGAACAGAAACAAAAGAAG AGtaaaggagaagaaagaaaatctgTGGAAAAGGACTATTTCCGACATCATAGTAATAGAAATGTAGAGAGGGGATTTGTTATGCCTTTGTCCACTTACCTTGCAACAGAGGAAGAATGTGTTATGGATGGACTTTCTCTTAAGACACCTGCAACTGCAGTCAAAAACACAAGGGAGGGACGTGGTTCCAGAATCAGCTCTTGCAGGGTGGTTTCCTCCGCCACTTCGCCCATGCTGCTGCCGCAAAGTGGCCGGAAACAAAGGAGGTGCTGGTCGCCGGAGTTGCATCACCGCTTTGTTAAGGCATTAGAGGAGCTTGGAGGCTCTCAAG CTACACCAAAGCAAATTAGGGAACTCATGAGGGTTGATGGCCTGACCAACGACGAAGTAAAGAGTCATTTACAA AAATACAGACTTCATACAAGGAGAGTTCCAGCTGCTACAGCTGCAAATTCTAGTATCTCTGGTGCAGATCTTGGAGGTTTGTGGATGCACAAAGAATCAATGAAGGGTACAAGTTCTTGTTCTCCTCAAGGGCCTCTCCAATTCGCTACACAATCTGGGGAAACGACATCCACAACAGAAGGTGACAACATGATAGATGATGAT ATAAAATTAGAGGAGTTTCACATCTACTCAAGAACAACACATGATTACATAAAAGAGGATGGATCTTCGGAGAgaggcttttga
- the LOC106776390 gene encoding transcription factor HHO2 isoform X1: protein MIPVPQEEPSLDFRPSFVNNIVTDFLSHLSSIPNACNRMSLLQEFLTRLELELVKIQAFKRELPLCMFLLNDAISALKEELAKCRALKSEPVLEEFIPLKREYEEKEDSEKEEECRDKNDWVSSFQLWNTEDEACNRSKACRLEQKQKKSKGEERKSVEKDYFRHHSNRNVERGFVMPLSTYLATEEECVMDGLSLKTPATAVKNTREGRGSRISSCRVVSSATSPMLLPQSGRKQRRCWSPELHHRFVKALEELGGSQAATPKQIRELMRVDGLTNDEVKSHLQKYRLHTRRVPAATAANSSISGADLGGLWMHKESMKGTSSCSPQGPLQFATQSGETTSTTEGDNMIDDDIKLEEFHIYSRTTHDYIKEDGSSERGF, encoded by the exons atgaTTCCCGTTCCTCAAGAAGAACCAAGCTTAGATTTCAGACCCTCTTTTGTTAACAATATCGTCACTGATTTTCTCTCCCATCTTTCCTCCATCCCAAATGCCTGCAACAGGATGTCCTTGCTccaggaatttctcaccagatTGGAACTTGAATTGGTGAAGATCCAAGCGTTCAAACGCGAACTTCCTCTCTGCATGTTCCTCTTAAACGATG CTATTTCAGCTTTGAAGGAGGAGCTAGCGAAATGCAGAGCTTTAAAGTCTGAGCCTGTTTTGGAGGAGTTCATTCCTCTGAAGAGAGAGTATGAGGAGAAGGAGGATAGTGAGAAGGAAGAGGAATGCAGGGACAAGAATGATTGGGTGAGTTCTTTCCAGCTTTGGAACACAGAAGATGAAGCTTGTAATAGGAGCAAGGCATGTAGATTGGAACAGAAACAAAAGAAG AGtaaaggagaagaaagaaaatctgTGGAAAAGGACTATTTCCGACATCATAGTAATAGAAATGTAGAGAGGGGATTTGTTATGCCTTTGTCCACTTACCTTGCAACAGAGGAAGAATGTGTTATGGATGGACTTTCTCTTAAGACACCTGCAACTGCAGTCAAAAACACAAGGGAGGGACGTGGTTCCAGAATCAGCTCTTGCAGGGTGGTTTCCTCCGCCACTTCGCCCATGCTGCTGCCGCAAAGTGGCCGGAAACAAAGGAGGTGCTGGTCGCCGGAGTTGCATCACCGCTTTGTTAAGGCATTAGAGGAGCTTGGAGGCTCTCAAG CAGCTACACCAAAGCAAATTAGGGAACTCATGAGGGTTGATGGCCTGACCAACGACGAAGTAAAGAGTCATTTACAA AAATACAGACTTCATACAAGGAGAGTTCCAGCTGCTACAGCTGCAAATTCTAGTATCTCTGGTGCAGATCTTGGAGGTTTGTGGATGCACAAAGAATCAATGAAGGGTACAAGTTCTTGTTCTCCTCAAGGGCCTCTCCAATTCGCTACACAATCTGGGGAAACGACATCCACAACAGAAGGTGACAACATGATAGATGATGAT ATAAAATTAGAGGAGTTTCACATCTACTCAAGAACAACACATGATTACATAAAAGAGGATGGATCTTCGGAGAgaggcttttga